In a genomic window of Paramicrobacterium chengjingii:
- a CDS encoding ABC transporter ATP-binding protein: MSSEIDIETRNVRKVFGGGVVALDKINLQVERGSFFSLLGPSGCGKSTLLRLLSGLDDPTDGEVLVRGTSVKETPGHKRATNLVFQRLALFPQMTIAENVAFGPKVHRRGRDDVRRIVDEKLDLVGLTELANRYPHEISGGQQQRVAIARALANEPAVLLLDEPLSSLDQKLRVQMQRALKQIQKDSETTFVYVTHDQHEAFTMSDAIAVMNNGVIEQVGSPREVYNKPASRFVAAFVGDTNVIETRELSGAEAPSNGENAGAVAVKAEVVHIGKTLVPEIENRFAGRVADVSFGGSVVSYRVVIGSGATVAVESPAVSDFQPGVGEEVEIGWRSNAVVELSR, from the coding sequence ATGTCGTCAGAGATTGATATCGAAACTCGCAACGTCCGGAAAGTCTTCGGCGGCGGTGTCGTCGCCCTGGACAAGATCAACCTGCAGGTTGAGCGCGGCTCGTTCTTCTCACTACTGGGGCCCTCGGGGTGCGGCAAATCCACACTCCTGCGTCTGCTCTCAGGACTTGACGATCCAACCGACGGAGAAGTTCTCGTTCGCGGCACGTCAGTCAAAGAAACTCCTGGGCACAAGCGAGCCACGAACCTTGTCTTTCAACGACTTGCGCTCTTTCCTCAAATGACCATTGCGGAGAACGTCGCATTCGGGCCCAAAGTTCACCGACGGGGTCGTGACGATGTTCGCAGAATCGTCGACGAGAAGCTCGACCTTGTTGGTCTCACAGAGCTCGCAAACCGGTACCCGCACGAGATATCGGGAGGTCAGCAGCAACGAGTGGCGATTGCCCGAGCCCTCGCAAATGAGCCCGCGGTGCTTCTGCTCGATGAGCCGTTGAGCTCCCTCGACCAAAAGCTGCGCGTCCAGATGCAGCGTGCACTTAAGCAGATACAGAAGGACTCCGAGACGACGTTCGTCTACGTCACTCACGACCAGCACGAGGCGTTCACAATGTCTGACGCCATCGCCGTGATGAACAACGGCGTGATCGAGCAAGTGGGTTCGCCCCGCGAGGTATACAACAAGCCGGCAAGCCGATTCGTCGCAGCCTTCGTCGGCGACACGAACGTCATCGAGACTCGTGAGCTTTCAGGTGCCGAGGCCCCTTCGAACGGAGAGAACGCTGGTGCTGTTGCAGTCAAAGCCGAAGTGGTGCACATCGGCAAGACGCTCGTTCCCGAGATCGAGAATCGCTTCGCCGGGAGGGTTGCAGATGTCTCGTTTGGCGGCTCGGTCGTGAGCTATCGCGTTGTCATTGGCAGCGGTGCGACTGTCGCTGTCGAGAGTCCCGCTGTCTCGGACTTTCAACCCGGCGTGGGGGAAGAAGTTGAAATCGGATGGCGTTCGAACGCCGTTGTCGAATTGAGCCGTTGA
- a CDS encoding IclR family transcriptional regulator produces MGRILDLLELAVIADDAPLTMTEISERARVPMSTTSRLVRNLEDWDFLVQDGHGKYLPGGRVVRMAVVVNAQLHTPQRIEAATMRIAEATGESVTGGLIIGDRIVIVARTESEHSLRAVHRVGEQVSPTAAALGKAILSRSSDQRKHELAVAWEREDGSPRLEDLDSELHQALADGYTKDEETFAPGLRCRAVPIIGQDGLAVGAVSVAGPSARFLPEIADEAAKLLLNEAAALSSLPIDHVVKFSREVSNVVRD; encoded by the coding sequence ATGGGTCGGATACTCGACCTGCTCGAGTTGGCGGTGATCGCGGACGATGCTCCGCTGACAATGACCGAAATCTCTGAGCGGGCACGCGTTCCGATGTCAACGACGTCGCGTTTGGTGAGAAATCTTGAAGACTGGGATTTCCTCGTGCAAGACGGCCACGGAAAGTACCTGCCCGGTGGACGCGTCGTGAGGATGGCCGTCGTCGTCAATGCACAGCTCCATACCCCGCAGCGGATTGAAGCCGCGACAATGCGCATTGCAGAGGCAACGGGGGAAAGCGTCACCGGCGGCCTCATCATCGGAGACCGCATCGTCATCGTCGCGAGGACGGAATCTGAGCACTCGCTTCGCGCAGTGCATCGTGTCGGCGAGCAGGTGTCACCCACCGCAGCTGCACTAGGCAAGGCGATTCTGTCGCGGTCCTCAGACCAGCGGAAGCACGAGCTTGCCGTTGCATGGGAACGCGAAGATGGCAGTCCGCGCCTTGAAGATCTTGACAGCGAGTTGCACCAGGCGCTCGCCGATGGCTACACGAAAGACGAAGAGACCTTTGCCCCTGGATTGCGGTGTCGCGCCGTGCCCATCATCGGTCAAGACGGTCTGGCCGTCGGTGCCGTCTCAGTCGCAGGGCCCTCCGCACGATTTCTTCCAGAGATCGCGGACGAGGCAGCAAAACTGCTGCTGAACGAGGCGGCGGCGCTCTCGTCACTCCCCATTGATCATGTCGTCAAGTTTTCGCGTGAGGTGTCCAATGTCGTCAGAGATTGA
- a CDS encoding DUF4127 family protein has protein sequence MNSHDRRIALLPLDDRPVNVLLPGDVANVAGVALDVPDAAMLPNYRMQGDTDALAAWLRERASDPRTTHLVVSIDMLLYGGLIASRTSHDSVRDVVARLDVLREIKRSRPEITIFAVSLVMRASNSYSNAEEPEYWKGYGKDLHALGGALHQQLDSTETDQIDSPIDVPDGILSDYASRRARNHMVNMNALLLRNEGTVDFLAITADDTATFAAGSAEQVWLRHWMRFLPGARDTLMYPGADEVGAALVARAIASTDGIRPTFAARTAQQGGFDRVPPFENCPLAESVDRQIRAAGAERAEAEADVVLVLHAPDPDRHDMFRGYPETPDLDAAEATVELVRRSLDEGSRVALADVRFPNGADAELLKRLAAEGLLERLEAFGAWNTAGNTIGSVISLCVAGEVGRASGGFDADASRRALLTRLLDDYAYQAVIRSEKGQQLFPDRFPLADDSRVENAQSVIRDDMNRMLRETLPGGDWTVTSLTLPWRRSFEVAITLSR, from the coding sequence ATGAACTCTCACGACCGCCGAATCGCCCTGCTGCCCCTCGATGATCGCCCCGTCAACGTGCTGCTGCCTGGGGACGTCGCGAACGTCGCCGGTGTGGCCCTCGACGTGCCCGACGCCGCGATGTTACCGAACTATCGCATGCAGGGAGACACGGATGCTCTCGCCGCATGGCTGCGCGAAAGGGCAAGCGACCCGCGCACAACGCACCTTGTCGTCTCGATCGATATGCTGCTCTATGGAGGCCTGATCGCGAGTCGGACGTCGCACGACTCGGTGCGCGACGTTGTTGCGCGGCTCGACGTGCTGCGCGAGATCAAGCGGTCGCGGCCCGAGATCACCATCTTCGCCGTCAGCCTTGTGATGAGGGCGAGCAACTCGTACTCCAATGCAGAAGAGCCCGAGTATTGGAAGGGTTACGGCAAAGATCTGCACGCGCTTGGCGGCGCCCTTCACCAACAGCTCGACAGCACCGAGACCGACCAGATTGATTCGCCGATCGACGTGCCCGACGGCATCCTCTCTGATTACGCATCGCGCCGTGCCCGCAACCACATGGTGAACATGAATGCCCTGCTGCTGCGCAATGAGGGCACCGTCGACTTTCTCGCGATCACGGCGGACGACACCGCGACTTTCGCCGCCGGCTCGGCCGAGCAGGTGTGGCTGCGGCACTGGATGCGCTTTCTCCCCGGCGCGCGCGACACGCTCATGTACCCGGGAGCGGATGAAGTGGGCGCTGCACTCGTGGCCCGTGCCATCGCGTCAACCGACGGCATCCGCCCTACCTTCGCTGCGCGCACTGCGCAGCAGGGCGGGTTTGACCGTGTGCCGCCGTTTGAGAACTGTCCGCTCGCCGAATCCGTCGATCGGCAGATTCGTGCGGCCGGCGCAGAGCGTGCCGAGGCGGAGGCCGACGTCGTGCTCGTGCTGCATGCGCCCGACCCGGACAGGCACGACATGTTCCGCGGCTACCCGGAAACGCCAGACCTGGATGCCGCCGAGGCTACCGTCGAGCTGGTGCGACGCTCCCTCGATGAGGGAAGCCGCGTCGCACTCGCCGACGTGCGGTTTCCGAACGGTGCCGACGCCGAGCTGCTGAAGCGACTCGCTGCGGAGGGGCTGCTCGAGCGACTGGAGGCGTTTGGGGCATGGAACACCGCGGGAAACACGATCGGCAGTGTCATCTCGCTGTGTGTCGCGGGCGAGGTGGGTCGTGCGTCGGGCGGCTTCGATGCCGATGCGTCGCGACGGGCCCTGCTCACGCGACTACTTGACGACTACGCGTATCAGGCGGTGATTCGCAGCGAGAAGGGACAGCAGCTCTTCCCCGATCGCTTCCCGCTCGCCGATGATTCGCGCGTCGAGAATGCGCAGTCGGTGATCCGTGACGACATGAACCGGATGCTGCGTGAGACGCTGCCCGGTGGCGACTGGACTGTCACGTCGTTGACGCTGCCGTGGCGCCGAAGCTTTGAGGTGGCGATCACTCTCTCACGGTGA
- a CDS encoding GntR family transcriptional regulator produces the protein MSGSARQTKHTQVREYLVDLISAGLQADERLPTEREVAEALGVTRVTVRKALDDLEKDHLVYRIQGAGTFVSEPRISKTFEFHSFSEDMLARDLTPGSSETQITLDGAGGRIGFALGLSPAEQVVHIMRVRTADGRPMCLEHSYVPASLVPGLENGMTEDSLYRELRERYGIRPERADQTIHAVVLDETTAELLRVPPFSPAFNVQRTAFDQRNRPIEYAESLYRGDRYSYDLSINRLST, from the coding sequence TTGTCGGGGTCAGCGCGTCAGACAAAGCACACACAGGTGCGGGAGTACCTCGTCGATCTCATTTCCGCTGGCCTACAGGCCGATGAGCGATTGCCCACCGAGCGAGAAGTGGCAGAAGCGCTCGGCGTCACACGCGTCACCGTTCGCAAGGCGCTCGATGACCTCGAGAAGGACCACCTCGTCTACCGCATCCAGGGTGCGGGCACCTTCGTAAGCGAGCCGCGCATCAGCAAGACGTTCGAATTTCACTCGTTCTCTGAAGACATGCTCGCGCGTGATCTCACGCCGGGGTCGTCGGAGACGCAGATCACCCTCGACGGTGCCGGCGGTCGCATTGGCTTCGCCTTGGGACTTAGCCCCGCGGAACAGGTCGTGCACATTATGCGCGTGCGCACGGCAGATGGCCGACCCATGTGCCTTGAGCATTCCTACGTGCCCGCCTCCCTCGTGCCGGGCCTCGAGAATGGCATGACCGAAGACTCGCTTTACCGCGAGCTGCGCGAACGCTACGGCATCCGCCCTGAACGCGCCGACCAGACCATTCACGCCGTGGTGCTCGACGAGACGACAGCGGAGTTGCTTCGCGTTCCGCCGTTCTCGCCCGCGTTCAACGTGCAGCGCACGGCCTTTGACCAACGTAATCGACCGATCGAGTACGCCGAGTCGCTGTACCGGGGCGACCGCTACTCCTACGACCTTTCCATCAATCGACTCTCCACCTGA
- a CDS encoding ABC transporter substrate-binding protein, whose protein sequence is MKNSFFTTSRSRRLGVIAIATTAALALAGCSGGGDSDGPTTLKFSYLWSGPEAKVLETIIDDFNESQDDIVVKGVSSPDQQKQLTSMSSSNGSFDISDNFGENVGSWAAKGVLAPLDEYIESESIDLDDFAPAALEQMKHDGQTYALPIAVHSFQLLYNKTLLDKAGVEPPTTMDELADAVEKLTVTDDAGKISQLGIGDAKTLTTLTTMGFAFGGSWSDKNGPTPTDPGNIEAVDWWQKNVVDLVGADNLADFKAGEGQYLSAEDSFFSGKVAMIIDGEWRAASASEVAPELDWGVTSIPAASPKLENSTQVTSSTLFIPTNSKHKDEAAEFLSYLLSPEVMEKFSLTLGNLPARTSLLDSDAYSDLPNFEVWADALTSPNAQSLASAPYSAEYATDLDNAFDDVVRGKSKAEKALDYVTTRTKSYTK, encoded by the coding sequence ATGAAGAACAGCTTCTTCACCACTTCCCGTTCACGCCGATTAGGCGTGATCGCGATTGCCACAACAGCAGCGCTCGCGCTGGCCGGATGCTCGGGCGGCGGCGATTCCGACGGCCCAACGACGCTCAAGTTCTCGTATCTCTGGTCTGGACCCGAAGCCAAGGTTCTCGAGACGATCATCGACGACTTCAACGAGAGCCAAGACGACATCGTCGTCAAGGGCGTCTCAAGCCCCGATCAGCAGAAGCAGCTCACATCGATGTCGTCATCGAACGGCTCGTTCGACATTTCAGACAACTTCGGCGAGAACGTCGGCTCGTGGGCGGCAAAGGGCGTGCTCGCCCCGCTCGACGAGTACATCGAGTCAGAGAGCATCGATCTCGATGACTTCGCGCCGGCTGCTCTCGAGCAGATGAAGCACGATGGCCAAACCTATGCGCTGCCCATCGCGGTGCACAGCTTCCAGCTGCTTTACAACAAGACGCTCCTCGACAAGGCAGGCGTCGAGCCGCCCACAACGATGGACGAGCTCGCGGATGCTGTCGAGAAGCTCACAGTCACCGACGACGCGGGCAAGATCAGCCAGCTCGGCATTGGCGATGCGAAAACCTTGACGACGCTCACCACAATGGGGTTCGCATTCGGCGGTTCCTGGAGCGACAAGAACGGCCCGACACCAACCGACCCTGGCAACATCGAGGCCGTCGACTGGTGGCAGAAGAACGTTGTCGACCTGGTCGGCGCTGACAACCTCGCCGACTTCAAGGCCGGTGAGGGCCAATACCTCTCTGCAGAGGACTCGTTCTTCAGCGGCAAGGTCGCCATGATCATCGATGGTGAGTGGCGCGCAGCATCCGCCTCTGAAGTCGCCCCCGAGCTCGACTGGGGTGTCACCTCGATTCCGGCGGCGAGCCCGAAGCTCGAGAACTCCACGCAGGTCACGTCGAGCACGCTCTTCATCCCCACCAACTCCAAGCACAAGGATGAGGCCGCCGAATTTCTCTCCTACCTGCTCTCTCCCGAGGTGATGGAGAAGTTCAGCCTGACGCTGGGCAACCTTCCCGCGCGCACATCGCTTCTCGACAGCGATGCCTACAGCGACCTCCCCAACTTCGAAGTCTGGGCAGACGCGCTCACGAGTCCGAACGCCCAGTCGCTGGCGAGTGCGCCCTATAGCGCCGAGTACGCCACCGATCTGGACAACGCCTTCGACGACGTCGTGCGCGGCAAGTCGAAAGCCGAGAAGGCGCTCGACTACGTCACGACGCGCACGAAGAGCTACACGAAGTGA
- a CDS encoding carbohydrate ABC transporter permease encodes MSMLTRRRPEARSTRRREGSKRPRSTRRSFWIGVAFASPFIVGFFGLFAYPILASGYYSFTDFNLFQSPDWVGLDNYEQMANDDVFWKSLANTLVLAVMGVPLTIAIALGGAHLLNTPIKGQPLYRAVIYLPSIIPIVVGGYLWRWLLNTQYGFVNYFLSWFGISGPSWLQEPDWTKPAIVLVVLWTVGGTMIIYLAALKDVPHELYEAASIDGAGPWRRFLNVTWPTVSPVTLFQVIVCLIAYLQIFTEPYVLAQERLNNISSGPDQSMLTYAMYLYQNAFVYLKMGYASAMAWVLFIVTLIVTLVVLASSKRWVHYGSK; translated from the coding sequence ATGTCGATGCTCACGAGGCGACGCCCCGAGGCCCGCTCGACGCGCAGGAGGGAGGGCTCGAAGCGTCCGCGCAGCACACGCCGGTCGTTCTGGATCGGCGTGGCGTTCGCGTCGCCGTTCATCGTCGGATTCTTCGGGCTCTTCGCCTACCCGATCCTCGCGTCCGGCTACTACAGCTTCACGGACTTCAACCTCTTCCAGTCCCCGGACTGGGTCGGGCTCGACAACTACGAGCAGATGGCGAACGACGATGTGTTCTGGAAGTCGCTCGCGAACACACTGGTGCTCGCTGTCATGGGTGTGCCCCTCACCATCGCCATCGCGCTGGGTGGGGCGCACCTGCTCAACACTCCCATCAAGGGGCAGCCGCTATACCGGGCGGTCATCTACCTTCCCTCGATCATCCCGATCGTCGTCGGCGGGTACCTCTGGCGGTGGTTGCTCAATACGCAGTACGGCTTCGTCAACTACTTTCTCTCGTGGTTCGGAATCAGCGGCCCCAGCTGGTTGCAAGAACCGGACTGGACGAAGCCCGCGATCGTTCTCGTCGTACTCTGGACAGTCGGCGGCACCATGATCATCTACCTCGCCGCGCTCAAGGATGTTCCGCACGAACTCTACGAAGCGGCATCCATTGATGGCGCTGGCCCGTGGCGCCGGTTTCTCAACGTCACCTGGCCAACAGTGTCGCCCGTCACCCTCTTTCAGGTGATCGTGTGCCTCATCGCCTACCTGCAGATCTTCACCGAGCCCTACGTGCTCGCGCAAGAACGGCTCAACAACATCAGCTCCGGTCCCGACCAGTCGATGTTGACGTATGCCATGTACCTCTACCAGAACGCGTTCGTGTACCTGAAGATGGGTTACGCCTCCGCCATGGCCTGGGTGCTGTTCATCGTCACGCTCATCGTCACGCTTGTCGTGCTGGCCTCGTCGAAACGGTGGGTGCACTATGGCTCTAAGTGA
- a CDS encoding carbohydrate ABC transporter permease, protein MALSDTQIVTDAGSPRELPAAKRRPKILRRLRQHALVIVLAAVFIFPLLVMVSTALKAPQDVFSSPPSLIPSEWTFDNFTKAFDQIPVWRYLGNTMLVAGLSVVGTALSCPLVAYALSKVKWVGAKPLFIMVLATMMLPPQVTLIPLFLIWNGLGATNTYLPLVVPAFLGTPFFIFLIRQFLMNVPDDLIEAARLDGASELRTYATIVLPIARPAIVTAAVFQFVWAWTDFLNPLIYLNDESTYTLSIGLYAFFGENDVAWGPLMAACTMFTIPALIIFLIGQKFFIGGISAGALK, encoded by the coding sequence ATGGCTCTAAGTGATACGCAGATCGTGACAGATGCCGGCTCGCCGCGCGAGCTGCCGGCAGCCAAGCGCAGGCCGAAGATTCTCCGTCGGCTGCGACAGCATGCGCTCGTGATTGTGCTTGCCGCGGTGTTTATCTTCCCGCTGCTTGTGATGGTCTCCACGGCGCTGAAGGCACCGCAAGACGTCTTCAGTTCGCCGCCGAGTCTCATTCCCAGTGAGTGGACGTTCGACAACTTCACGAAAGCGTTCGATCAGATTCCTGTGTGGCGCTACCTCGGCAACACCATGCTCGTCGCCGGCCTCAGCGTTGTCGGCACTGCGCTGTCGTGCCCCCTCGTCGCCTATGCGCTCTCCAAGGTGAAGTGGGTCGGCGCGAAGCCGCTGTTCATTATGGTGCTCGCCACCATGATGCTGCCGCCGCAAGTGACGCTCATTCCGCTCTTCCTCATCTGGAACGGCCTCGGCGCCACCAACACGTATCTGCCGCTCGTGGTTCCTGCGTTTCTCGGAACACCGTTCTTCATCTTCCTTATTCGGCAGTTCCTCATGAATGTTCCAGACGATCTCATCGAGGCGGCACGTCTCGATGGAGCATCCGAGTTGCGCACCTATGCCACTATCGTGCTGCCCATCGCGCGGCCCGCCATCGTTACGGCGGCGGTCTTTCAGTTCGTGTGGGCATGGACCGACTTTCTCAATCCGCTTATCTACCTCAACGACGAATCGACGTACACCTTGTCCATCGGCCTCTACGCCTTCTTCGGCGAGAACGACGTCGCGTGGGGCCCTCTCATGGCCGCGTGCACCATGTTCACCATCCCCGCGCTGATCATCTTTCTCATCGGCCAGAAGTTCTTTATCGGCGGCATCAGCGCGGGAGCACTCAAATGA
- a CDS encoding N-acetylmannosamine-6-phosphate 2-epimerase produces the protein MTNNPIAQLQHGFIASVQADDGSPLRDSSMIAALAHATVLGGANGLRINGAPDIRAVREITDLPIIGLHKVPGGARDVITPLVEHAIELAHAGADIIAVDATREVRCADLSIIGAVRELTGLPVMADVSTLDEGTRASDAGAELIGTTLSGYTPYTRSDSESPDFALIEQLAARDIRVIAEGRLRTPADVVHALEIGAYAAVVGRALTDPMITAARYATAVARSRTSG, from the coding sequence ATGACCAACAACCCCATTGCCCAGCTGCAGCACGGCTTCATCGCCTCGGTGCAGGCAGACGATGGCAGTCCGTTGCGCGACAGCAGCATGATCGCCGCGCTTGCCCATGCAACGGTGCTCGGTGGGGCGAACGGGCTGCGCATCAATGGCGCTCCCGACATTCGAGCGGTCCGCGAGATCACCGATCTACCCATCATCGGGCTGCACAAGGTGCCGGGCGGAGCCCGAGACGTCATCACTCCACTCGTCGAGCATGCCATTGAGCTTGCGCACGCGGGTGCCGACATCATCGCCGTCGACGCGACGCGCGAGGTCCGCTGCGCCGACCTCTCCATCATCGGCGCCGTCCGAGAGCTCACGGGGCTGCCTGTCATGGCCGACGTCTCCACCCTCGATGAAGGAACACGAGCATCGGATGCTGGGGCCGAACTGATCGGCACCACCCTGTCGGGCTACACCCCGTACACGCGCAGCGACTCCGAATCCCCCGACTTCGCACTCATCGAGCAGCTCGCCGCCCGCGACATCCGTGTGATAGCGGAGGGCCGCCTGCGCACCCCCGCCGACGTCGTGCACGCTCTCGAGATCGGTGCGTATGCCGCGGTCGTCGGCCGTGCCCTCACGGACCCCATGATCACGGCCGCCCGCTATGCAACGGCTGTCGCTCGGTCGCGAACTTCGGGCTGA